The genomic window ACTTCGTAGCCCGCATCAGCAATGTCCAGGGCAGCTTGAATGCCCGCGATCCCCCCGCCGATGACGAGCGCCCTAGGGGTAATCGGCACCCGCACCGGCTCCAAGGCTTCATTGTAACGCACCTTTTCCACAATGTTTTTGGCAATCTTCAAAGCCTTTGCGGTGGCCTGCGCGCCGTCGCTGTGTACCCAACTGCACTGCTCGCGGATATTGGCAATTTCCACCTGGTAGGGATTGAGCCCAGCCATACGTCCTGCATTCCGGAAGGTCAGCTCGTGCAACGTCGGGGAGCAAGCTGCTACCACGACCCCCTCAAGATTGAGCTCCCTGATTTTCTCCCGCACCAGGGCCTGTCCCGGCTCGGAGCACATGTAGATGTAGTCAGTGGCAAACACCACCCCTGGGTACTTGGCCAGCTCGGCTGCTACCCGTTTTACATCGACCACGCCTGCGATATTGTGTCCGCAATGGCAGACAAAAACGCCGATCCGCTTCATTCTCCACCTACTGGATTAGGTTCTTCTGTTTCAAGATCGGGCGCACGTCCACGTAGTGTCGCTCCAGCCCGAGGATCTTTTCATCGAGTCCCAAGGCCACTGCCAGGAGCTGGGTGAAAAAAAGGACCGGCACCTGACGGAATCCGGCATACAGCCGGGCGATGTCCCTTTGGCGCAAATCCATGTTGTAGTAGCACAGGGGGCAACTCAAGGCGACCACCTCGGCGCCGTTTTGTATCGCCGATTTGAGGATCAAGTAAGAGACGCGCGAGGCGGCGTCTGGCGCAGAGAGCGAAAGATATGAACCACAACACTCGGACTTGAAAGGAAAGTCGACCACCTCGCAGCCCAGTGCGGACAAAAAGTTCTCAAATGTGGTGGGGTTTTCCGGGTCGTCGAATTCCATCTCTTTCGGCGGCCTGAGGAGTTTGCAGCCGTAGTACGGCGCCACCTTCAAGCCGTCTAAAGGCTTCTTGACTGCCTTGGTTAGCTTATCCCAACCGAACTGGTCACGGAATACTTCGAGGAGATGAAGGACGGCAACCTCTCCCTCGTAGTCGCCCGGCGTTTCCGTCTTCTCTTTGTAGGGTCGCACCGGTTCGTCGTCACGCAGGAAAGCGTTCACTCGCTGGCGGCGCATCGGGTCCAGCGCAATCGCACGATTGGCGCGCTTGAGCGTGCTGTAGCAAAAGGCGCAGGTAGTAGTCACCTGCTCATTGCCAGCTTGCCGGACGTTGCGCAGGATGCGAATCTGGGGGATGAGGTTGGCGATTTTTTCTTCGGTGAGGGGATAGGTAGCGCCGCAACAGGTCCACGTCTCAAGCTCCTGGAGCTCGATGCCTAGCGCGCGCGTGGACGCCTTTGTGGTCTCGTCCAAATGAGTAGTCTTGTCCTTGAGCGTGCACCCGGGGTAGTAGGAGAGTTTCATGCCCAGTCCCTCGGCTCAGTCCCGGCCGTCACAAGCCATACTTGCGGAAGGCGCTGACGAGCGCCTGCTGGGGCGCCTCCTGGAGCACCTCCGACGGCACGTCTTCAGGAGCCAGGTACTCAACCTTGGCCGCCATGGCCAACATGCGCAGGGCCTCGGCCAGCCGGGAAAAGTCGATCCCCTTGGGGCAGCGGGAGTAACACTGGAAACACGAGGCGCACAGCCATATCGTTTTGCACCCCAAGACCTCTTGTTCCTGGCCAAGCTGCAGCAGACGGATGACCTGGCTGGGGATAATGTCCATTTCCGGAGTCATGGGGCACCCGGAGGAACACTTGCCGCACTGGTAGCATTCGCGCGGGTCGACCCCGCTGAGGTCGCGTACGCGCCTCACGAATTCGCTGTTGACCACGCGCGTGGCTAATGAAAAGCCAGCCCCCTGGGAGCTCCGTTCGCCTGAAAGACGCCCTCGCACGGCATCTACATCCGCGGTCACCTGATGAGGTGCCATTCCTCGACTTCCTTTGTTTTCACAGAGCCACAGCCCAGGACCATATTGCAGATTCTTTGTTGCACAAACACCGTGCCATGCGCCCCATTTGCAAGATGACACATCTCGTCAACATTATCAATGTGTTGCCGAGTCGATTGACAGCCCACGTGCAGTAGTTTCCGAACCTATTCCCAGTTTTGGGA from candidate division KSB1 bacterium includes these protein-coding regions:
- a CDS encoding CoB--CoM heterodisulfide reductase iron-sulfur subunit B family protein; translated protein: MKLSYYPGCTLKDKTTHLDETTKASTRALGIELQELETWTCCGATYPLTEEKIANLIPQIRILRNVRQAGNEQVTTTCAFCYSTLKRANRAIALDPMRRQRVNAFLRDDEPVRPYKEKTETPGDYEGEVAVLHLLEVFRDQFGWDKLTKAVKKPLDGLKVAPYYGCKLLRPPKEMEFDDPENPTTFENFLSALGCEVVDFPFKSECCGSYLSLSAPDAASRVSYLILKSAIQNGAEVVALSCPLCYYNMDLRQRDIARLYAGFRQVPVLFFTQLLAVALGLDEKILGLERHYVDVRPILKQKNLIQ
- a CDS encoding 4Fe-4S dicluster domain-containing protein; protein product: MAPHQVTADVDAVRGRLSGERSSQGAGFSLATRVVNSEFVRRVRDLSGVDPRECYQCGKCSSGCPMTPEMDIIPSQVIRLLQLGQEQEVLGCKTIWLCASCFQCYSRCPKGIDFSRLAEALRMLAMAAKVEYLAPEDVPSEVLQEAPQQALVSAFRKYGL